Proteins encoded by one window of Luteolibacter rhizosphaerae:
- a CDS encoding alpha/beta fold hydrolase, whose product MIAHRYLDLEGVRVFYREAGPVNAPVLLLPHGYPCSSFQYRRLMPALEDGWRIVAPDFPGFGLSDTPPPGEFGYDFDGYAAFLDRFVKRLGLDRFALYLHDYGSQIGLRLAILDPARIRGLIIQNGDIYEDALGPKYETIRNYWADPSPKNRSVLEESVSEDGFRHEFVGEIPEEQVERIPPELWKLHWPLMNTPLRRDVAVRLMEGLKQNLRWFPRYQAYLREHQPPTLIVWGPHDGYMPEPAARAYLRDLPEAELHLLGGGHWLLETHFEEACPLIREFLSGLDARGSGFVTKPPV is encoded by the coding sequence ATGATCGCGCATCGTTATCTCGATCTCGAAGGGGTGAGAGTCTTTTACCGGGAGGCGGGACCGGTGAATGCCCCGGTGCTCCTGCTGCCTCATGGCTACCCTTGTTCTTCATTCCAGTACCGCCGCCTGATGCCGGCGCTCGAGGATGGCTGGCGCATTGTCGCGCCGGACTTCCCCGGCTTCGGTCTGAGCGATACGCCGCCGCCGGGCGAGTTCGGATATGACTTCGATGGTTACGCGGCATTCCTCGACCGCTTCGTAAAGCGGCTGGGTCTGGACCGGTTCGCACTCTATCTCCACGACTACGGTTCCCAGATCGGCCTGAGGCTCGCGATCCTCGACCCGGCAAGGATCCGCGGGCTGATCATCCAGAACGGGGATATCTATGAGGACGCGCTGGGTCCGAAGTACGAAACCATCCGTAACTATTGGGCGGATCCGAGCCCGAAGAACCGGAGCGTTCTTGAAGAGTCCGTGAGCGAGGACGGCTTCAGGCACGAATTCGTGGGTGAGATCCCGGAAGAACAGGTCGAGCGGATCCCGCCGGAGCTATGGAAACTGCATTGGCCGCTGATGAACACCCCGCTCCGTCGCGATGTGGCGGTCCGGCTGATGGAGGGCTTGAAGCAAAATCTCCGTTGGTTTCCGCGGTATCAAGCCTACTTGCGCGAGCATCAGCCGCCGACCCTCATTGTCTGGGGGCCGCATGACGGATACATGCCGGAACCTGCAGCCCGGGCTTACCTGCGCGACCTGCCTGAGGCCGAGTTGCATTTGCTAGGCGGAGGCCACTGGCTCCTCGAGACCCACTTCGAGGAAGCTTGTCCCCTGATTCGCGAGTTCTTAAGTGGTTTGGATGCGAGGGGCTCCGGTTTCGTCACGAAGCCCCCCGTTTGA
- a CDS encoding sugar phosphate isomerase/epimerase family protein, giving the protein MKIGFNLLLWTGQLQEDQFHLLSSLKNAGYDGVELPIFAPDAAHYQKVGDALRDQGLRSTAVTVIPDAAHSPCSPEAAHRAAAVDYLKSIVDSCHAAGTEILMGPYHQPLGVFSGDPVTSDEWKHAAEVHRKVADYAQEAGVKLVIEWLNRFECYFITTMQQGADYAALVDHPNFTTMFDTFHANIEEKQPAESLRKHIKRVGHVHISENDRGTPGTGHAQIRESIAVLKEEGYNGWLTIEAFGRALPELAAATRVWRDLFPAPEEVYTKGIAYIKECLDS; this is encoded by the coding sequence ATGAAAATCGGCTTCAACCTTCTTCTCTGGACCGGCCAGCTCCAAGAGGACCAGTTTCATCTTCTTTCTTCCCTGAAGAACGCGGGCTACGACGGGGTGGAACTGCCGATCTTCGCCCCGGATGCGGCTCACTACCAGAAGGTGGGAGATGCCCTGCGCGACCAAGGCCTGCGCTCCACGGCCGTCACGGTGATCCCGGATGCCGCCCATAGCCCCTGCAGCCCGGAGGCCGCTCACCGCGCCGCTGCCGTGGACTACCTCAAGAGCATCGTGGATTCCTGCCATGCCGCCGGGACCGAAATCCTCATGGGACCCTATCACCAACCGCTTGGCGTCTTCTCCGGCGATCCCGTCACCAGCGACGAGTGGAAGCATGCCGCCGAGGTCCACCGCAAGGTCGCCGACTACGCCCAGGAAGCCGGGGTGAAGCTCGTGATCGAGTGGCTGAACCGCTTCGAGTGCTACTTCATCACCACCATGCAGCAGGGTGCCGACTACGCCGCGCTGGTGGATCACCCGAACTTCACGACCATGTTCGACACCTTCCACGCGAACATCGAGGAGAAGCAACCCGCCGAATCCCTGCGCAAGCACATCAAGCGAGTCGGCCACGTCCACATTTCCGAGAACGACCGCGGCACCCCGGGCACCGGCCACGCCCAGATCCGCGAGAGCATCGCGGTGCTCAAGGAAGAAGGCTATAACGGCTGGCTCACCATCGAGGCCTTCGGCCGTGCCCTGCCTGAGCTCGCTGCTGCAACGCGCGTCTGGCGCGACCTCTTCCCCGCCCCGGAGGAAGTTTACACGAAGGGCATCGCCTACATCAAAGAGTGCCTGGATTCCTGA
- the upp gene encoding uracil phosphoribosyltransferase produces the protein MVHVVDHPLVQAELTGLRCRNCPGPEFRQRLRRIASLMVPAVTASFETKVIGCETPLELTSGQELTRRIILTPILRAGLGFLDGFFDLLPDAAVAHIGLARNEETLLPEPYYIKTPPILAESEVIVLDPMLATGGSAVEAVRRLTELGATHIRFACLVAAPEGIATFEAAWPEVPIFTAAIDRGLNDRGYIVPGLGDAGDRLFGTA, from the coding sequence GTGGTACACGTCGTCGATCATCCCCTTGTCCAGGCCGAGCTGACCGGTCTCCGCTGCCGGAACTGTCCCGGCCCCGAGTTCCGCCAGCGCCTCCGCCGCATCGCCTCGCTCATGGTTCCTGCCGTCACCGCCAGCTTTGAAACGAAGGTGATCGGCTGCGAGACACCGCTGGAACTGACCAGCGGCCAAGAACTCACCCGCCGGATCATCCTGACCCCGATCCTGCGCGCCGGGCTCGGTTTCCTGGATGGCTTCTTCGATCTGTTGCCGGATGCTGCCGTCGCCCACATCGGCCTCGCCCGCAACGAGGAAACCCTACTGCCCGAGCCCTACTACATCAAAACCCCGCCGATCCTCGCCGAGAGCGAGGTGATCGTGCTCGATCCCATGCTGGCCACCGGCGGATCCGCAGTCGAAGCCGTGAGGCGGCTTACGGAGCTCGGAGCCACCCATATCCGTTTCGCCTGCCTGGTCGCCGCGCCGGAAGGCATCGCCACCTTCGAGGCCGCTTGGCCGGAGGTGCCCATCTTCACGGCAGCCATCGACCGCGGCTTGAACGACCGCGGCTACATCGTGCCTGGCTTGGGCGATGCCGGAGACCGGCTTTTCGGGACCGCCTGA
- a CDS encoding small basic protein, with protein sequence MSKHNSLKAKGGAEGKRSVMKRFERVKLMKERGVWKDGRSPIGLPKTKGEA encoded by the coding sequence ATGTCCAAGCACAACAGTCTCAAGGCAAAAGGCGGCGCTGAAGGCAAGCGCTCCGTGATGAAGCGTTTCGAGCGCGTGAAGCTCATGAAGGAGCGCGGCGTCTGGAAGGACGGTCGCAGCCCGATCGGCCTGCCCAAGACCAAGGGCGAGGCCTGA